The genomic segment CCGGGGGCGTGCTCCAACGATGGCTTCGACGCGGCGTACGAGGCGTGGGACGAGCGCCTGGCCGCGCTCCTGTGGACGCCCGAGCGCACCGCCGGCGCGATCGCCCTCTGCCACCTGGGCTGCGCCCAGCGCGAGTGGCTCATAGCTGGGGTGGCTGGAGAAGGCGGAGCGGGTGGTGCGGGCGGTGCGGGGCGCCTAATGGCTCGGGGGTGCGGGAGCGTTTGCGGGTGCGGGTGCGTGGGGCTTCTCGCGCAGTTCCCCGCGCCCCTCAAAGGCCAGGCCCCGCAGGCCTGAAAGGCCAGGCCCCGCGCCCGTGAAAGGTGATGGCCGGGCGGGCCTGAAAGGTGATGGCCCCGCGCCCCTCAAAGGCGATGGCCCCGCGGGCCCGAAAGGCGGCGGGCGGGCGGGCCCGAAAGACGGCGGGCGGGCCTGCTAGGCAGCGGCCGGGCGGGCCCGAAAGACGGCGGGCTGGCGGGCCCGAGAGACGGCGGGCGGGCCTGCTGGACAGCGGCCGGGCGGGCCGAGAGACGGCGGATGGGCCTGCTGGACGGCGGGTGGGCGGGCCCGAGAGACGGCGGGGGCCTGAAAAGCACGGGCCCCCGCTTTTCAGGGGCGCGGGGAACTGCGCGATCAGCCACGAACCACCCGCAGTCGCCCGATCACAGGACACCCCGAGCCCTGGGGCGCCCCCGCCAAGCGGCGCAGCCCGGACGTAGGGATTCCCCTTATTGACGTGACCCCGTCAACACCGTCACTGTATGCGACCAGGACGCCACCCCCCACATGGTCAGTCCGCGCAAGTCTTCACGAGAGGGGACCACCCCCAATGTTCGTGCAGAACTCCCCCGCCCCCCACGCCCCCGGCCGCCGCAGACGCGGCGCGCTCGCCGCCGTGGTGTCCGCCGCGGCCCTGTTCACCGTCGGTGCCGCGACCGCCACCCCCGCCGTCGCGGCACCCGCGGAGGGCAAGATCGTCGGCGCCAACGCCGAGAACGCCGTCCAGGGCAGCTACATCGTCACGCTCAAGGAGAGCCTCCCCTTCAAGGCGGCCTCCAGCAAGGGCAAGGCGGTCGCGACCCGGTACGGCGCCGAGGTGCAGCAGACGTACAAGAAGGCGCTGAACGGCTACGCCACCGAGATGACCGAGGCGGAGGCGAAGCAGCTCGCCGCCGACCCGGCCGTCGCCGCGGTCGCCGTCAACAAGACCGTCCACATGAGCGACACCCAGACCGGCGCGACCTGGGGCCTGGACCGCATCGACCAGGCCGACCTGCCGCTCGACTCCTCGTACACGTACCCGAGCAGCGCGGGCAGCGGCGTCACCGCCTACATCATCGACACGGGCGTACGGATCACCCACACCGACTTCGGCGGACGGGCCTCCTACGGCTACGACGCCGTCGACGACGACTCCTCCGCCGACGACGGCAACGGGCACGGCACGCACGTCGCCGGCACCGTCGCGGGCACCACCTACGGTGTCGCCAAGGCCGCCGACATCGTCGCCGTCCGCGTCCTCGACGACGAGGGCTCCGGCACGACCGCCGGCGTCGTCGCCGGTATCGACTGGGTGACCGAGAACGCCCAGTTCCCGGCCGTCGCCAACATGTCGCTCGGCGGCAGCGCGGACTCCACCCTCGACGCGGCCGTCACCAACTCCATCGCGGCCGGCATCACCTACGCCGTCGCGGCCGGCAACGACAACGCCAACGCGTCGAGCTACTCCCCGGCCCGGGTCGCGAGCGCCGTCACCGTGGGCGCCTCCACCAGCGCCGACGCACGGTCGTCGTTCTCCAACTACGGCTCGTCGCTGGACATCTTCGCGCCGGGGTCGTCCATCACCTCCGCGTCGAACAGCTCCAACACGGCCACCGCGACCTACTCCGGTACGTCGATGGCGTCCCCGCACGTCGCCGGCGCCGCCGCCGTCTACCTCGGCGAGAACCCGAGCGCCTCGCCCTCCGCGGTCACCACGGCCCTGACCTCGGCGGCCTCCGCCTCCACCCTCACCGGCGTCGGCACCGGCAGCCCCAACCTGCTGCTCCAGGTCACCCCGAGCGGTGACGGGGACGACGGCGGAGACGACGGTGGCGACACCGGTACGGCCTTCGAGTCGACCACCGACGTCTCCATCCCGGACGCCGGTTCCGCCGTCTACTCGCCCGTCACCGTCAGCGGTCTCACCGGCAGCGCGCCCAGCGACCTGTCCGTGTACGTCAACATCGTCCACACCTACCGCGGTGACCTGGTCATCGACCTCGTCGCCCCGGACGGCTCGACGTACCGTCTGAAGAGCAGCAGCTCCTCCGACTCCACGGACAACGTCGACGCCACCTACACGGTAGACGCGTCCAGCGAGACGACGGTCAACGGCACCTGGCAGCTGAAGGTCCAGGACGTCTACAGCGCGGACACCGGCTACATCAACAGCTGGAAGCTGACCTTCTAGACCGGCCGCGCCAACGCGGGAAGCGAAGAACGCGGGACCGCCGGAACGCCGGAACGCCGGAACGCCGGAACGCGGGAAGTGGAAAAGGCCGTGCGCCCCGGGGACACCACCACCCGAGGCGCACGGCTGTCCTGCGGGCCCCTATCGGCGCTGTTGCCGGCTCGGCGCCGGGGCCGAGGCCGGGGCCGGGGCCGGTGAGCGACCGTCGGGGGCCGACTCGTGGTGGACGGGCATGTCGTCGCGGATCAGGTGCTCGGGGATGAAGACGGCCGCGGCGACGCCTCCGTCGGTCGACTGCCGCAATTCGACGCGCAGGCCCTGGCGGCCGGCGAGGCGGTTCACCACGATGAGCCCGATCTGCTTGGCGTCGAGGAGGTCGACCTTCTCCGACTGGATCTTGCGGTTGGCGTCGGCCATCGCCTCCTCGTTCATGCCGAAGCCGCTGTCC from the Streptomyces sp. NBC_00310 genome contains:
- a CDS encoding S8 family peptidase, with amino-acid sequence MFVQNSPAPHAPGRRRRGALAAVVSAAALFTVGAATATPAVAAPAEGKIVGANAENAVQGSYIVTLKESLPFKAASSKGKAVATRYGAEVQQTYKKALNGYATEMTEAEAKQLAADPAVAAVAVNKTVHMSDTQTGATWGLDRIDQADLPLDSSYTYPSSAGSGVTAYIIDTGVRITHTDFGGRASYGYDAVDDDSSADDGNGHGTHVAGTVAGTTYGVAKAADIVAVRVLDDEGSGTTAGVVAGIDWVTENAQFPAVANMSLGGSADSTLDAAVTNSIAAGITYAVAAGNDNANASSYSPARVASAVTVGASTSADARSSFSNYGSSLDIFAPGSSITSASNSSNTATATYSGTSMASPHVAGAAAVYLGENPSASPSAVTTALTSAASASTLTGVGTGSPNLLLQVTPSGDGDDGGDDGGDTGTAFESTTDVSIPDAGSAVYSPVTVSGLTGSAPSDLSVYVNIVHTYRGDLVIDLVAPDGSTYRLKSSSSSDSTDNVDATYTVDASSETTVNGTWQLKVQDVYSADTGYINSWKLTF